One region of Catenuloplanes indicus genomic DNA includes:
- a CDS encoding putative bifunctional diguanylate cyclase/phosphodiesterase, protein MTSLLNRPGARFTVTAVAVAAFVQTLLLAWPSAWATTISQAALCGALGYAVVAYLRAAATRRYGRFWMWAIAGLGLVLWCGANLVMLANEITGRDLVPGTLIALPTLITFGCALIALLMLPTAPDGWAGKLRMTLDGVQISTALLLPGWILAVEPALRPRGDFQWVSISYTVGSLAVLAVALLLFSGAQGQPALGVLSGAMALAALYNLAGTYLTMNTSLPTDRYLDGLILLVILLIAGTTRLPLGAGTGTAWTPRPLVGGWLMPYFPAVTGLVISAVHVIGTRDLDLMVFALAGLMVIAILARQGLSLWMTARLTAELTEQRQRLAHQAAHDPLTGLANRSVFAERLAAALMPGAAGNPALLMVDLDGFKAVNDTLGHGAGDTLLMEISARLAALTRTGDTVARLGGDEFAVLLADADATAAAGLAERLLADLTRPVRVPNGDAAVGASIGITLGADAYPDDPGRMLRDADLALYAAKADGKGRYRFADDALITESLNRLELDGELRNALVRGELKIHYQPVVDLESGRVTGAEALLRWQHPQRGLLPPAMFLPAAEANGLLPEIDRWVLHQAARQACEWQGESGFSVSVNVTAGHVLSGRLVHDVREALFASGLPAERLLLELTETSLLHDLAGAAVTLTELAEMGVRVALDDFGTGYASLSYLQNLPIHAIKIDRSFVQRLGDDSTSSAVTQALVNLAETLGISQIAEGVETPDQLDRLRGLQCAFGQGFFFSSPIPPEELSKVLAEERAAAAS, encoded by the coding sequence GTGACGTCGCTGCTCAATAGGCCCGGTGCGCGGTTCACGGTCACGGCCGTGGCCGTCGCCGCGTTCGTCCAAACACTGCTGCTGGCCTGGCCGTCCGCCTGGGCCACCACGATCAGCCAGGCCGCGCTGTGCGGCGCGCTCGGCTATGCCGTCGTCGCCTACCTGCGCGCCGCCGCCACCCGCCGGTACGGCCGGTTCTGGATGTGGGCGATCGCCGGCCTCGGCCTGGTGCTGTGGTGCGGCGCCAACCTGGTGATGCTCGCGAACGAGATCACCGGGCGGGACCTGGTGCCGGGCACGCTGATCGCGCTGCCCACGCTGATCACGTTCGGCTGCGCGCTGATCGCGCTGCTGATGCTGCCGACCGCGCCGGACGGCTGGGCCGGCAAGCTGCGGATGACGCTGGACGGCGTGCAGATCAGCACCGCGCTGCTGCTGCCGGGCTGGATCCTCGCGGTCGAACCGGCGCTGCGGCCCCGCGGTGACTTCCAGTGGGTCAGCATCTCGTACACGGTCGGCTCGCTCGCGGTGCTGGCCGTGGCGCTGCTGCTGTTCTCCGGCGCGCAGGGACAGCCCGCGCTCGGCGTGCTCAGCGGCGCGATGGCGCTGGCCGCGCTGTACAACCTGGCCGGCACGTACCTGACGATGAACACGTCACTGCCCACCGACCGGTACCTCGACGGCCTGATACTGCTGGTGATCCTGCTGATCGCGGGCACCACCCGGCTGCCGCTCGGCGCGGGCACCGGCACGGCCTGGACGCCGCGGCCACTGGTCGGCGGCTGGCTGATGCCGTACTTCCCGGCCGTCACCGGTCTGGTCATCAGCGCGGTGCACGTGATCGGTACCCGCGACCTCGATCTGATGGTGTTCGCGCTGGCCGGGCTGATGGTGATCGCGATCCTGGCCCGGCAGGGGCTGAGCCTGTGGATGACCGCGCGGCTGACCGCGGAACTCACCGAGCAGCGGCAGCGCCTCGCGCACCAGGCCGCGCACGACCCGCTGACCGGGCTGGCGAACCGGTCGGTGTTCGCCGAACGGCTCGCGGCCGCGCTGATGCCCGGCGCGGCCGGGAACCCGGCGCTGCTCATGGTCGACCTGGACGGGTTCAAGGCGGTCAACGACACGCTCGGGCACGGCGCCGGCGACACGTTGCTGATGGAGATCTCCGCCCGGCTCGCCGCGCTCACCCGGACCGGCGACACGGTCGCGCGGCTCGGCGGCGACGAGTTCGCGGTGCTGCTCGCGGACGCGGACGCGACCGCCGCGGCCGGCCTCGCGGAACGCCTGCTGGCCGACCTGACCAGGCCGGTACGCGTGCCCAACGGCGACGCCGCGGTCGGCGCCAGCATCGGGATCACGCTCGGCGCCGACGCCTACCCGGACGACCCGGGCCGCATGCTGCGGGACGCGGACCTGGCGCTCTACGCGGCGAAGGCGGACGGCAAGGGCCGCTACCGGTTCGCCGACGACGCGCTGATCACGGAGTCGCTCAACCGGCTCGAACTGGACGGCGAGCTGCGCAACGCGCTGGTCCGCGGCGAGTTGAAGATCCACTACCAGCCGGTGGTGGACCTGGAATCGGGCCGGGTCACCGGCGCGGAGGCACTGCTGCGCTGGCAGCACCCGCAGCGCGGACTGCTCCCACCGGCCATGTTCCTGCCGGCGGCGGAGGCGAACGGGCTGCTGCCGGAGATCGACCGCTGGGTGCTGCACCAGGCGGCGCGGCAGGCGTGCGAATGGCAGGGCGAGAGCGGGTTCTCGGTCAGCGTCAACGTGACGGCCGGGCACGTGCTGTCCGGGCGGCTGGTGCACGACGTGCGGGAGGCGCTGTTCGCGTCCGGGCTGCCGGCGGAACGGCTGCTGCTCGAGCTGACCGAGACGTCGCTGCTGCACGACCTCGCGGGGGCCGCGGTGACACTGACCGAGCTGGCGGAGATGGGGGTGCGGGTGGCGCTGGACGACTTCGGCACGGGGTACGCGTCGCTCAGTTACCTGCAGAACCTGCCGATCCACGCGATCAAGATCGATCGCTCGTTCGTACAGCGGCTCGGGGACGACTCGACGAGTTCGGCGGTCACGCAGGCACTGGTCAACCTGGCGGAGACGCTCGGGATCTCGCAGATCGCCGAAGGGGTGGAGACGCCCGACCAGCTGGACCGGTTGCGAGGGTTGCAGTGCGCGTTCGGCCAGGGCTTCTTCTTCTCCAGCCCGATCCCGCCGGAGGAACTCTCCAAGGTCCTCGCCGAGGAACGCGCTGCGGCGGCGTCCTGA
- a CDS encoding IPT/TIG domain-containing protein, which yields MRITRRALLLLTVALGVTAVPVPASAATAGTQRLPHVAGGYVQSPHLKKAAARANAADLPVSVDLRGYAPSPGDQGQVGSCVSWSIAYQIMGYYAQRQGGAGAPYAPLFLYMRTVAAGGAPSAGTNPDYALSRAQAGGVDTQAHYWQGTTGWQTPPTADQIANAENYRITGWQRLWVGPNQGVNAQAMVKAALASGQPVALGFPVFKDFMYLRSHTNYTTTSGTNLGGHMVAALGYDAAGVWIRNSWGTGWGNAGDAHLSWSFVQSAVNGAYTVSGIDTPAAEAELAPAVASLSAKSGPAAGGSAVTITGSGLATATGVRFGDASAAFSATTSGGVTKLVATAPAGTSGSTVDVTVTNGAGTSAAGTGTKFTYTPNGPAVTAISPSSAVLYGGTTVTLTGTDLTGVKSVTVGTRTVGFKAVPGGVSLTFVTPALAAGSYPVTVTTAYGKSTPVTLIVTPPGVPSVAVASATGSTVKATPLVIAGTNLLKATMTLGGKTVGGSVTDTKITLTLPARPAGDLPLVIKTPGGTTTVTVTYVAPPRPVLAQLSVTSGPAGKANSVIITGTSLGDLTALTVAGTRVGFTKVSATQIKATLPARAAGVYEVRVTGPGGVSDALSFTYTK from the coding sequence ATGCGCATCACTCGAAGGGCACTGCTGTTACTCACGGTGGCACTCGGCGTCACGGCCGTCCCGGTACCGGCGTCCGCCGCCACGGCCGGGACGCAGCGGCTCCCGCACGTGGCCGGCGGGTACGTGCAGAGCCCGCACCTGAAGAAGGCCGCGGCCCGCGCGAACGCGGCGGACCTGCCGGTCAGCGTCGACCTGCGCGGGTACGCACCGTCCCCGGGCGACCAGGGCCAGGTCGGCTCGTGCGTCTCCTGGTCGATCGCCTACCAGATCATGGGTTACTACGCACAGCGCCAGGGCGGTGCCGGTGCGCCGTACGCGCCGCTCTTCCTCTACATGCGCACGGTCGCGGCCGGCGGCGCCCCGAGCGCCGGCACGAACCCGGACTACGCGCTGTCCCGCGCGCAGGCCGGTGGAGTGGACACGCAGGCGCACTACTGGCAGGGCACGACCGGCTGGCAGACGCCGCCGACCGCGGACCAGATCGCGAACGCGGAGAACTACCGGATCACCGGCTGGCAGCGGCTCTGGGTCGGCCCGAACCAGGGCGTGAACGCGCAGGCGATGGTCAAGGCGGCGCTCGCCTCCGGCCAGCCGGTCGCGCTCGGCTTCCCGGTCTTCAAGGACTTCATGTACCTGCGGAGCCACACCAACTACACCACCACCAGCGGTACGAACCTGGGCGGCCACATGGTCGCGGCGCTCGGCTACGACGCGGCCGGTGTGTGGATCCGCAACTCCTGGGGCACCGGCTGGGGCAACGCCGGTGACGCGCACCTGTCCTGGTCGTTCGTGCAGTCCGCGGTGAACGGCGCCTACACGGTCAGCGGCATCGACACCCCGGCCGCCGAGGCCGAGCTGGCGCCGGCCGTGGCGTCGCTGTCCGCGAAGAGCGGCCCGGCCGCGGGCGGCAGCGCCGTCACCATCACCGGCTCCGGGCTGGCCACCGCGACCGGGGTCCGGTTCGGTGACGCGTCCGCGGCGTTCTCGGCCACCACCTCGGGTGGCGTGACGAAGCTGGTCGCGACCGCACCGGCCGGCACGTCCGGGTCCACGGTGGACGTCACCGTCACCAACGGCGCCGGGACCAGCGCGGCCGGCACCGGCACGAAGTTCACCTACACGCCGAACGGGCCGGCCGTCACCGCGATCTCACCGTCCTCGGCCGTGCTCTACGGCGGCACCACGGTCACGCTGACCGGCACCGATCTGACCGGCGTCAAGTCGGTCACCGTCGGCACCCGGACCGTCGGCTTCAAAGCGGTCCCGGGTGGCGTCTCGCTCACGTTCGTCACGCCGGCGCTGGCCGCGGGCAGCTACCCGGTGACGGTCACCACGGCGTACGGCAAGAGCACCCCGGTCACGCTCATCGTCACGCCGCCGGGCGTGCCGTCCGTCGCCGTGGCGTCGGCCACCGGGTCCACGGTCAAGGCCACGCCGCTCGTCATCGCCGGCACGAACCTGCTGAAGGCGACCATGACGCTGGGCGGGAAGACGGTCGGCGGCAGCGTCACCGACACGAAGATCACGCTGACGCTGCCGGCCCGCCCGGCCGGTGACCTGCCGCTGGTGATCAAGACGCCGGGCGGCACCACCACGGTCACGGTCACCTACGTGGCGCCGCCCCGGCCGGTTCTCGCGCAGCTGAGCGTGACCAGCGGCCCGGCGGGCAAGGCCAACTCGGTGATCATCACGGGTACGTCACTGGGCGACCTGACCGCGCTCACGGTCGCTGGCACACGGGTGGGGTTCACGAAGGTCTCCGCCACGCAGATCAAGGCGACGTTGCCGGCCCGGGCCGCGGGCGTCTACGAGGTGCGGGTGACCGGGCCGGGCGGCGTCAGCGACGCGCTGTCCTTCACCTACACGAAGTGA